TCTCAGTCCCCATCGACCTTGCCCTTCTATCTTTACTTTACTTATTCTATCTTAAGCTTTCTTATCTTCTTGCCACTCCTGACCTTACCTTCACTAATCTTTCCTCATCTTCTTTTACCTGTTCAGATTTCCTCCGCTGTTTTCAACATCTATCAGCCTTTCTCTTCCTCCGCTCCAAACATCCAACAGCTCAAGCTGAGCGTTCCCATCTGATAGCTGCGATGAAGCAGCTTAGCCCGGTCGTTCGGCTCCGCCGCTCCCATGGCCAGCAGCAAGGGGACTAAGTGTTCCCGAGTCGGCACAGCTTCCTTGGCAAAAGGCGCTCTGTTCATATAATCGAACAATGCTTCCAAATTCCATGTCTCGAGCTGCTCCGCCAGCCATTCATCGAACTGAACCGCCCAACGCTGCGGTTTGATAGCGCTTCGGTCAAGCTTCCGCAGATTGTGAACGGTGCCGCCGCTCCCCACGATCAGCACGTTGTGCTCCTTTAACTTTGCTACGGCCGAGCCGATTCTGTAGTGCTCCTCCATGGCCAGATTTGGGTTCACAGATAGAGGCACAACCGGGATGTCAGCATCCGGGTACAGGATATGCAGCAGCGCCCACACACCATGGTCCAATCCTCTCTGGTCATTGATTTCACAGGCGATGCCCTCCGCCTCGAACAGACTCTTGATATGAAGACTTAGAGGCAAACTCCCTTTAGCAGGGTACGTAATTTCATAGAGCTCTTTGGAAAAACCGGAAAAGTCGTAAATAGTCTCAGGACGAACCGCTGCCCCGATTTGCTGAATCGCGCTTTCCCAATGTGCGCTGAAGACGACAATAGCTTCCGGCTTGGGCAGCTGCGAGGCAAGTATTTTCAAAAAATCCGTATACGCGTGTTCCTCGATCGCCAGACTCGGCGCCCCATGGGCCATATAAAATGAAGGCAGCATGCTTGAATCCTCCTATCTTTACAATCATCGATAAGCATAAAGCCAGCCTGTACGGTATGGTACGGCTCGATATAGCATGGCACGGCTCGGTACCTTCGATACGATCAACGCGCTAACCACACAAACCACGCAACATCACACAAATCGCCGCATGAATGCACTCAGATCTGCCTACACTATGGAAAAAGCAGATTCGAGGTGGTAGACGTATGCAACCATTATGGCAATTCCTCACTCATCATTGGATATCTATCGCTTCCATTATTGGCTCCCTCTTGGCCGTTCTCTACGTGTATAAGAATAAAGAGAAGCTGCTCGCGGACGAAGATAATTAATGGTACGAGTAAAATAAAATAGCCCTTCACCTGCATATTCCTGTACATACAGTTTATGCAAACGAAGGGCTGCTTATTTATTCAGATCTTCTTGTGGCTTAGAACCTAAGCCCTACTACTATACTTGCGGCTTCAAAGCCTTCATCGCAATATCCGTCCGGTAATGCTTACCGTCAAAATGAATCCGATCCGCATTCGCGTAGGCCTTCTCTCTAGCTTCCACAATGTCTTTGCCGAGTCCTGTAATCCCCAGAACGCGTCCGCCGTTTGTAACGACTTGTCCGTCTTTCAAAGCAGTTCCGGCATGGAACACGATGGCATCCTGAACTTGATTGAGACCGCTGATCGGCAGACCCTTCGGATAGTTGCCAGGGTAGCCCTCGGAAGCTACGATTACGCACACAGCGGCTTCGTCGCTCCACTCAATCGGCTGATCGGCCAGCGTTCCATTGTTAATGGCAAGAAAGATATCAAGCAGATCGGTCTTGAGGCGAGGCAAAATGACCTGCGTCTCAGGATCCCCAAAACGAGCGTTGAACTCGATCGTCTTTACACCGTCTGGTGTCAGGATAAGACCCGCATAAAGTACACCTTTGAACGGGCGGCCTTCCTTCACCATCGCGTCAGCCGTAGGCTGTACGATGTTGTCGATCGCTTCTTGCACAAGGCTTTGCGGGATATGAGGCAGCGGAGAATAGGTACCCATGCCGCCTGTATTCGGTCCTTTATCTCCATCAAAAACAGGCTTATGGTCCTGCGACGGAACCATCGGACGAACCGTAGAACCGTCTACGAATGCTAGCAAGGACATTTCTTGCCCTGTAAGGAATTCTTCGATTACGACTTTAGCGCCCGATGCGCCGAATACTTGACCGACCATAATGTCCTTCAGCGCAGCTTCCGCTTCCTCCATCGTTTGCGCGACGGTTACGCCTTTACCTGCTGCAAGCCCGTCCGCTTTGATGACGATAGGCGCTTTCTGCGTATGCAGATAAGCAAGCGCTGCCTCGTAGGTGTCAAATGATTCGTAAGCCGCTGTCGGAATGTTGTATTTCTTGAGCAGCTGCTTCATAAATACTTTACTACCTTCAATGATGGCCGCATTCGCACGTGGTCCGAAGGCCGGAATGCCCTTCTCTTCCAAATGGTCGACTAGACCTGCAGCGAGCGGATCGTCAGGCGCGACCATAACCAAATCAATTTGCTGCTCTTTGGCAAAGGTACTGATTTCCTCGAATTGCAGCTCGGTAATCGGCACACACTCGGCCAGCTCGGCAATGCCGCCGTTACCAGGTGCGCAGTACAGCTTGCTTACTTTCGGGCTTTTGCTCAGTGACCACACAATGGCGTGCTCGCGTCCGCCGCGGCCAATAACTAGAATACGCATCGGATCATATTCCCCTCTCATAAGGAAAGCCCACGGTCACAGGATCGATCGTGAGCATTTCCGATTAATGTTTTAGTGTCTAAAATGACGAATACCTGTCGTAACGATCGCGATGCCGTTCTCGTTAGCAACTTGAATGGACAGCGCGTCATTGATGGAGCCCCCTGGGTGAATAACCGCTGTTATGCCTGCTTTAGCAGCCAGCTCCAGCGTGTCACCTTTCGGGAAGTACGCGTCGGATGCCATGACGGAGCCTTTGGCTTTTTCGCCAGCTTGCTCAATCGCAATCTTCGCGGATCCTACACGATTCATTTGTCCAGCTCCTACGCCAACCGTCATATCATCTGCAGCAAGTACAATCGCATTAGATTTAACGTGCTTAACTACTTTCCAACCGAAAAGCAGCTGCTTCAGTTCAGCTTCCGTCGGCTTGCGTTCAGTTACAACCGTCAAATCCGCTTCTGTGATTTGGTGAACGTCGATATCCTGCACCAGCATACCGCCTTCAACCGTCGTGATCACCGGCTCAGGCTTGCGTTCTCCGGCTTGATCCAGACCGCTAACCTTCAACAGACGAATGTTTTTCTTCTTGGAAAGAATCTCAAGCGCCTCTGGCGAGAAGTCAGGAGCGATGACGATTTCCAGGAAGATTTCGTGCAGCAGTTGCGCCGTTGCTTCATCAATTGTACGGTTCGCCGCTACGATACCGCCAAAGATGGAAGTTGGATCTGCTGCGTACGCTTTTTGGTAAGCTTCTAGTACGTTCGTGCCAATACCTACGCCGCAAGGATTCATATGCTTAACAGCTACAACAGCAGGCTCGCTGAATTCCTTCACGATCAGAAGCGCACTATTAGCGTCGTTAATATTATTGTAGGATAATTCTTTACCATGTAATTGTTCAGCCGTTGTAATGCTTCCCGCAGCTGCATTAGGCTTGCGGTAGAAGGCTGCGCTTTGGTGCGGATTTTCGCCGTAGCGGAGATCCTGTACTTTTTCATACGTAACCGTGTAACGCTCTGGATAAGTCTCGCCCACTTGCTTGGACAAGTAGTCGGAGATCAGGGCATCGTAAGAGCCTGTGTGACGGAACACCTTCGCAGCGAGGCGCTTGCGTGTATCAAGTGTCGTATCGCCGCCGGCGCGCACTTCTTCAAGGACGCCGTTGTAATCCGCAGCATCCACAACAACGGTAACGAACGCATGGTTCTTGGCTGCCGAACGCAGCATCGTAGGACCGCCGATATCGATATTTTCGATCGCGTCTTCATAAGTGACATCCGGCTTTGCAATGGTTTCAGCGAAAGGATACAGATTCACGACAACTAAATCGATGTAATCCAGTCCCAGCTCTTTCATGCTTGCTTGATGCTCTTCATTGTCGCGAACAGCAAGGAGACCGCTGTGAACAGCTGGATGCAAGGTTTTTACACGTCCATCCATGATCTCAGGGAAGCCTGTTACCTCGGATATGCCGATAACCGGAACTCCCTTATCCTTCAATAAGCTTTGCGTACCGCCTGTGGAAATGATTTGCACACCCAATTTTGTTAGCTCGCTTGCGAATTCAACGATCCCTGTTTTATCGGATACGCTGATCAGCGCTCTTCTGATTGCCACGATGCTTCCTCCCCATTATCCTTCTATTTTTATAAACATGATCTACGAACGTATCAGAACTCTTCTTCCATCAATAGAAACTTTGCCCTCACGAAGCAAACGAATGGCCTGCGGAAGCACCATATGCTCAGCAGCATGAATGCGCTCTGCCAAAGACTCCGCTGTTTCATGCTCGTGAATTTCAACGGCACGCTGCGCAATGATCGGACCTGAGTCTAAGCCCCCATCCACAAAATGCACCGTAACTCCGGTCACCTTAACGCCGTAATCCACTGCCTGCTGAATTGCATTAACACCCGGAAACGAAGGCAGCAACGAAGGATGAATATTGATCATCCGGCCGTAAAAAGGCTCAACCAGCACATTGGTAATAATCCGCATGTAGCCGGCCATGACAACCAAATCGATCTGGCGGTCCTGCAGCTCCTTGAGGATTAAAGCCTCGTAAGCTTCCCTGCTTTCGTAATCTTTCGGGCGGAATGTAAAGACAGGCACCTTCGCTTCTTTAGCACGCTCTACCACATACGCACCCGGACGGTCACAAACAAGAAGCTCGATGCTGACATCAAGCTTCCCTTTCTGAACCTGATCGACGATCGCCTGAAAGTTCGAGCCGCTGCCCGAAGCAAATACGGCAATGCGGTAAGGCTGCATTACACGTCAGCTCCTTGGAAGGTAACCACTCGGCTTCCTTCGGTCACAACGCCCAGACGGTAAGGCTTCTCGCCTTGCGCTTCAGCAGCTTTGATCGCTTTCTCCGCATCATCCGCGCTGACGATAATGACCATACCGATCCCCATATTGAATGTGCGGAACATATCGTTGTTGCTGATTGCTCCTTCACGCTGCATGAGCTGGAAAATCGGCAGAATCGGCCAGGAACCGTATTGGATGTCCACATTTACGTTATCCGGCAGCACACGCGGGATATTCTCGATGAAACCGCCGCCTGTAATGTGCGCCATACCTTTGATCGCCACTTCCTCCAGCATGCCCAAAACCGGCTTCACATAAAGCTTGGTTGGCTCGAGCAGCACACTGCCCAGCTTATCTCCCAGCTCTTCAATGTGATCATGCAGTGAGTAGCCTTTGTCTTCCAGCAAAAGTTTGCGCACAAGTGAAAACCCGTTGCTGTGCACACCGCTGGATGCCAGACCTAGAACCACATCTCCAGGACGGATCGTGGAGCCGTCGATGATTTTTTTCTTGTCAACGATTCCTACGGTAAAGCCGGCAATGTCATACTCCCCCGAGGCATACATGCCCGGCATTTCCGCCGTTTCTCCGCCGATCAGTGCGCAGCCGGACTGCTCGCAGCCGTCAGAGATCCCTTTGATGATCGCTTCGATTTTTTCCGGAATGACTTTATCGCAAGCGAGGTAGTCCAAGAAGAAGAGCGGCTCCGCGCCTTGAACGATAATGTCGTTCACGCACATCGCAACAGCGTCGATACCGATCGTATCATGCTTATCCATAGCAAAAGCAATCTTCAGCTTCGTACCTACGCCGTCCGTACCGGATACAAGCACAGGCTCCTCGTACTTGTCTTTGTTCAGGCCGAACAGTCCGCCGAAGCCGCCCAGATCCGTCAAAACCTCAGGACGAAACGTCCGCTTCACATGCTTCTTCATCCGTTCTACAGCTTCGTTCCCCGCCGCGATATCGACTCCAGCCTTTTTTATAAGCATCCGACACTTCGCTTCCACTCCTTTAATTTGTCTATATATGTAGGGGGAAAGAGCTGACTCAGCTCTTTCCGTTATGATTGGCGATAAAACAGGCCCATTACAAGCTTCAGCAGCTTTTCTCCGATCGCTGTTGACATGTTGTTATCTCATTTAAATAAAAGAATTCTAAAGGTACTAACAACCTGTCAAAGGCGACCGCTACGCTTCTCCGAAAACTACTGAGCTCTTCATTCCTCTTTATCGGCTATCTTGGGAAAGAGCTGACTAAGCTCTTTCCGTTATGATGGTATAAGTCCGTAATCTATGACGCCGTGCCTAGTCGCAGGCGCAGCCGACCTTCGTCGTATCCACGATTTCCGTCGGGTAATTGTTGTTGAAGCACGCCATGCAGTAGCCGCTCTCTTTGCCCGCTGAGCCCTGGCCGATGGAATCAACCAGTCCCTCCTGGGTGAGAAAATGCAGCGAATCCGCATTGATCGCTTTGCGAATCTCTTCGATGGAATTCATCGCAGCGATCAGCTCCTTGCGGGACGGCGTATCGATGCCGTAATAGCAAGGATTCATAAACGGCGGAGAGCTGATCCGTACATGGACTTCCGTAGCTCCCGCTTCACGAAGCAAGTTCACGATACGCAGCGAGGTCGTTCCACGGACGATCGAATCGTCGATCATGACGACACGCTTGCCTTCAACGACTTTACGAACGGCGCTCAGTTTCATCTTCACGCCCTGCTCGCGCAGCTCTTGGCTTGGCTGGATAAAGGTCCGGCCTGTGTAGCGGTTCTTGATCAAGCCCAGCTCGTAAGGAATGCCCGTCTGCTCGGCAAAACCGATCGCAGCTGAGATACTCGAATCCGGCACGCCGGTCACGACGTCCGCATCAACGAACGCTTCCATCGCCAGTCGCTTCCCCATCCGCTTACGAGCGGAGTGGATGTTGATGGCATCGATGTCACTGTCAGGACGCGCGAAGTAAATATACTCCATTGCGCAGATGGCGCGTTTGCCGCCTGGAGTAAACTGCTCCGAGCGGAAGCCGTCGCGATCCAGGACAATGAGCTCACCTGGCTGTACGTCACGGAAATATGTCGCGCCCACGGCGTCGAAAGCACAGCTCTCAGACGCGAACAAGTAAGCATCTCCAAGACGTCCAATCATAAACGGGCGCAGACCGTTCGGATCAAGGGCAGCGATCAGCTTGTCCTTGGTGATGATCAGGAACGCAAATCCACCAACGACCTGTTTCAAAGCATCCTTCAC
This genomic window from Paenibacillus hexagrammi contains:
- the purN gene encoding phosphoribosylglycinamide formyltransferase, yielding MQPYRIAVFASGSGSNFQAIVDQVQKGKLDVSIELLVCDRPGAYVVERAKEAKVPVFTFRPKDYESREAYEALILKELQDRQIDLVVMAGYMRIITNVLVEPFYGRMINIHPSLLPSFPGVNAIQQAVDYGVKVTGVTVHFVDGGLDSGPIIAQRAVEIHEHETAESLAERIHAAEHMVLPQAIRLLREGKVSIDGRRVLIRS
- the purH gene encoding bifunctional phosphoribosylaminoimidazolecarboxamide formyltransferase/IMP cyclohydrolase, yielding MAIRRALISVSDKTGIVEFASELTKLGVQIISTGGTQSLLKDKGVPVIGISEVTGFPEIMDGRVKTLHPAVHSGLLAVRDNEEHQASMKELGLDYIDLVVVNLYPFAETIAKPDVTYEDAIENIDIGGPTMLRSAAKNHAFVTVVVDAADYNGVLEEVRAGGDTTLDTRKRLAAKVFRHTGSYDALISDYLSKQVGETYPERYTVTYEKVQDLRYGENPHQSAAFYRKPNAAAGSITTAEQLHGKELSYNNINDANSALLIVKEFSEPAVVAVKHMNPCGVGIGTNVLEAYQKAYAADPTSIFGGIVAANRTIDEATAQLLHEIFLEIVIAPDFSPEALEILSKKKNIRLLKVSGLDQAGERKPEPVITTVEGGMLVQDIDVHQITEADLTVVTERKPTEAELKQLLFGWKVVKHVKSNAIVLAADDMTVGVGAGQMNRVGSAKIAIEQAGEKAKGSVMASDAYFPKGDTLELAAKAGITAVIHPGGSINDALSIQVANENGIAIVTTGIRHFRH
- a CDS encoding dioxygenase family protein codes for the protein MLPSFYMAHGAPSLAIEEHAYTDFLKILASQLPKPEAIVVFSAHWESAIQQIGAAVRPETIYDFSGFSKELYEITYPAKGSLPLSLHIKSLFEAEGIACEINDQRGLDHGVWALLHILYPDADIPVVPLSVNPNLAMEEHYRIGSAVAKLKEHNVLIVGSGGTVHNLRKLDRSAIKPQRWAVQFDEWLAEQLETWNLEALFDYMNRAPFAKEAVPTREHLVPLLLAMGAAEPNDRAKLLHRSYQMGTLSLSCWMFGAEEEKG
- the purM gene encoding phosphoribosylformylglycinamidine cyclo-ligase translates to MLIKKAGVDIAAGNEAVERMKKHVKRTFRPEVLTDLGGFGGLFGLNKDKYEEPVLVSGTDGVGTKLKIAFAMDKHDTIGIDAVAMCVNDIIVQGAEPLFFLDYLACDKVIPEKIEAIIKGISDGCEQSGCALIGGETAEMPGMYASGEYDIAGFTVGIVDKKKIIDGSTIRPGDVVLGLASSGVHSNGFSLVRKLLLEDKGYSLHDHIEELGDKLGSVLLEPTKLYVKPVLGMLEEVAIKGMAHITGGGFIENIPRVLPDNVNVDIQYGSWPILPIFQLMQREGAISNNDMFRTFNMGIGMVIIVSADDAEKAIKAAEAQGEKPYRLGVVTEGSRVVTFQGADV
- the purD gene encoding phosphoribosylamine--glycine ligase; translation: MRILVIGRGGREHAIVWSLSKSPKVSKLYCAPGNGGIAELAECVPITELQFEEISTFAKEQQIDLVMVAPDDPLAAGLVDHLEEKGIPAFGPRANAAIIEGSKVFMKQLLKKYNIPTAAYESFDTYEAALAYLHTQKAPIVIKADGLAAGKGVTVAQTMEEAEAALKDIMVGQVFGASGAKVVIEEFLTGQEMSLLAFVDGSTVRPMVPSQDHKPVFDGDKGPNTGGMGTYSPLPHIPQSLVQEAIDNIVQPTADAMVKEGRPFKGVLYAGLILTPDGVKTIEFNARFGDPETQVILPRLKTDLLDIFLAINNGTLADQPIEWSDEAAVCVIVASEGYPGNYPKGLPISGLNQVQDAIVFHAGTALKDGQVVTNGGRVLGITGLGKDIVEAREKAYANADRIHFDGKHYRTDIAMKALKPQV
- the purF gene encoding amidophosphoribosyltransferase, giving the protein MSNGVKQTGALKLPAAPSDELSGQQHELWTGEYYNEGIGGHGGLFDKLNEECGVFGVYGHPDASSLCYYGLHALQHRGQESAGICTVDEGKFNYYRGMGLAKEVFTGETLSPLTGSTAIAHVRYSTAGESKLANAQPLVFKYREGDLALATNGNLDNANIIKRDLERKGSIFQTTSDTEVMAHLIARSEHDNIEDAVKDALKQVVGGFAFLIITKDKLIAALDPNGLRPFMIGRLGDAYLFASESCAFDAVGATYFRDVQPGELIVLDRDGFRSEQFTPGGKRAICAMEYIYFARPDSDIDAINIHSARKRMGKRLAMEAFVDADVVTGVPDSSISAAIGFAEQTGIPYELGLIKNRYTGRTFIQPSQELREQGVKMKLSAVRKVVEGKRVVMIDDSIVRGTTSLRIVNLLREAGATEVHVRISSPPFMNPCYYGIDTPSRKELIAAMNSIEEIRKAINADSLHFLTQEGLVDSIGQGSAGKESGYCMACFNNNYPTEIVDTTKVGCACD